In Natator depressus isolate rNatDep1 chromosome 9, rNatDep2.hap1, whole genome shotgun sequence, a single genomic region encodes these proteins:
- the LOC141993568 gene encoding TLR adapter interacting with SLC15A4 on the lysosome-like, with product MLAEGILTGIIYKERKQNIDKPHKCHINRKDEREPWKDHLIDTPAIKDFASESEKQNEIIAKGSKIENNKDLQWTSKGELPAKEHNAHVKGTISAALHIPGREQNHEIQLDLYRSWSCHSIYQNYPDLHIGGDHVGGYMQDSGCIMDHISDELVDGPVLLSGDILLGRSPQNEPLEKTATKSLNGDEGGERSMTLHKQPLSNSVLNNYMDTKVQELYKQFFEENLTRCGSVTNLLTSSLIMNNLNQINLQISQEQTIEKSKAREVLLQSLALFSFHNAASGNSSEFSTPNLQFSNSLSKRKSSRIQFTS from the coding sequence ATGTTGGCAGAAGGCATCCTAACTGGAATCAtatacaaagaaagaaaacagaacataGATAAACCCCACAAATGTCACATAAACAGAAAAGATGAAAGGGAACCCTGGAAAGATCACCTTATAGATACACCAGCAATTAAAGATTTTGCTTCAGAATCTGAGAAGCAGAATGAGATCATTGCAAAAGGTAGCAAAATTGAAAACAATAAAGATCTTCAGTGGACATCTAAAGGAGAGCTACCTGCAAAAGAACATAATGCTCATGTTAAAGGAACCATATCTGCAGCTTTACATATACCAGGAAGAGAACAAAATCATGAAATCCAGCTGGATTTGTATAGATCTTGGTCATGCCACAGTATTTATCAAAACTATCCTGACTTACATATTGGAGGAGACCATGTAGGAGGCTATATGCAGGATTCAGGTTGCATTATGGACCACATAAGTGATGAACTTGTTGATGGCCCTGTTTTACTGTCAGGAGATATTCTATTGGGTCGTTCCCCTCAAAATGAGCCTCTTGAAAAAACAGCTACAAAGTCCTTGAATGGTGATGAAGGTGGAGAAAGGAGTATGACACTCCACAAGCAGCCTCTTTCGAATTCCGTGCTGAACAATTACATGGACACAAAGGTGCAAGAGCTCTATAAACAGTTTTTTGAAGAGAACCTGACCAGGTGTGGTTCTGTAACAAACCTTCTGACTTCCAGTTTGATCATGAATAACCTAAATCAGATAAACCTTCAGATCTCCCAAGAACAGACTATAGAAAAATCTAAAGCTAGAGAAGTGCTCTTACAGTCTCTAGCTTTGTTTAGTTTCCACAATGCTGCAAGTGGAAACAGCTCTGAATTTAGCACTCCAAATTTACAGTTCTCAAACtcactaagcaagagaaagagctCCCGGATACAGTTTACATCATGA